From the Fusobacterium ulcerans ATCC 49185 genome, the window CCAGAGCTTGAGGGAAACTATTTTCTAGATAAAGTCATAGGTGCAGATGTAAGAATAATATCAAGTGATGATTATAGAGAGAGAAGAGCTGAAATTATGGAGGATATTAAAGCTGAATCTGATGCTGAAGGGCATAAAGCATATATAATTCCAGAAGGAGCATCCAATGGAATAGGGAGTCTTGGATATTATTCATTCATGGAAGAAATCAAAGAGCAAGAAAAGGAACTTGGAATAAAGTTTGATAGAATAGTTGCAGCAGTAGGTTCTGGAGGAACTTATGCAGGACTTTGTATGGGAAATGCAGAATTTTTCAATGGAGAAAAGAAAATTACAGGATTCAACGTATGTGATGATGCAGAATTTTTTAAGAAAAGATCTGAGGAAATAATAGAGGAAGCTCAAAAATATTTAGACAAGAGTATCTTTGTAAAAGCAGAAGATATGGATATAATAGATGGATATGTAGGAATAGGTTATGCACAAAGCAGACCTGAAGAGTTAGAGTTTATTCAGAAGACTGCTAAAAAAGAAGGGGTAATATTTGATCCAGTATATACTGGAAAAGCTATGTATGGAATGATGAATGAGATAGAAAAAGGAACTTTTGAAAAAGGGGAAAATATATTATTTATTCATACAGGAGGATTGTTTGGAATATTCTCTAAAAGGAATCAATTTAAATTTTAAGGTTAAAGTATAAAACAACGTAAAAGGAGAAGGACAATGGCAGAAAATAAGAAGAAAAGTGTGTGGGAAGCATATAGATTTTCCATTATATTAGTGGGAGCTATATTAGTAGGAAGTTTAATTGGAATAAAAATGGGGACTAAGGCAGTTATGTTCAAACCTTTAGGGGATTTATTTATAAATGGAATGTTCATGGTAGTAGTACCTTTGGTTTTTGTTACAATAAGTGGTTCAATATCAGCAATGAGTGATATGGCAAGATTGGGAAAAATATTGAAAAGTCTTTTATTAGTATTTGTATCTACTGGAGCAGTAGCTGGGGTACTTGTTCTGATTGTAGTAAATATTTTTCCACCAGCAAAAGGGGTAGTACTTAGTATGCCTGCTGCTGAAGCATTGAAGCCATTTTCTACAGGAAGTCAAATAGTATCTGCTCTTACAGTTACAGATTTTCCAGAACTTATATCAAGAAAAAATATGCTTCCATTAATACTATTCTCATTAGTGTTTGGAATGTGTGTAAATGCAATAGGTGAAAAAGGAAAAATAATAGCTGGAGGGCTTGAGGCATTATCTGAAGTGTTCCTAAAAATAATAGGATTGTTAATGTATTATGCACCTATTGGACTTGGAGCTTATTTTGCTGCCTTAGTAGGAGAACATGGAAAGGAACTTATTGGTTCTT encodes:
- a CDS encoding D-cysteine desulfhydrase family protein; protein product: MQKKLNLANFPTKIEKLEKISKESGINIYLKRDDQTGSEISGNKIRKLEYSIYEAIENGCDTLITCGGIQSNHARATAAAGIKLGMRAILVLRSDEIPELEGNYFLDKVIGADVRIISSDDYRERRAEIMEDIKAESDAEGHKAYIIPEGASNGIGSLGYYSFMEEIKEQEKELGIKFDRIVAAVGSGGTYAGLCMGNAEFFNGEKKITGFNVCDDAEFFKKRSEEIIEEAQKYLDKSIFVKAEDMDIIDGYVGIGYAQSRPEELEFIQKTAKKEGVIFDPVYTGKAMYGMMNEIEKGTFEKGENILFIHTGGLFGIFSKRNQFKF
- a CDS encoding dicarboxylate/amino acid:cation symporter, translating into MAENKKKSVWEAYRFSIILVGAILVGSLIGIKMGTKAVMFKPLGDLFINGMFMVVVPLVFVTISGSISAMSDMARLGKILKSLLLVFVSTGAVAGVLVLIVVNIFPPAKGVVLSMPAAEALKPFSTGSQIVSALTVTDFPELISRKNMLPLILFSLVFGMCVNAIGEKGKIIAGGLEALSEVFLKIIGLLMYYAPIGLGAYFAALVGEHGKELIGSYARALAIYYPLCFVYMATAFPVYAYISGGMNGVRALKHVISPAVTAVATQSSIATLPVNLEACENIGVPKDIREIVLPIGATAHMDGTVLSTILKISFLFGIFQIPFAGVGTYVSAIMLAIAGGVVMSGVPGGGLIGEMLIVTMYGFPPEAFPIIATIGYLVDPPATMINASGDTLASMLVTRFVEGKDWMKRNLG